TCACCACCACTTCGTCGAACGAGGTGGCAAACGCAAACAGCGCCCCGGAAATCACCCCCGGCGCAATCAGCGGCAGAGTAACGCGACGGAAGGTCAGCAATGGCGACGCCCCAAGGCTCGCCGCAGCGCGTACCAGGTTGTAGTTGAAGCCCTGCAAGGTCGCCGACACAGTAATGATGACAAACGGCACACCCAGCACCGCATGCACCAGAATCAGCGAGATGAAGCTGTTACCCATCCCCAGCGGAGCAAAGAACAGGTAGCTGGCCACACCGATGATCACCACCGGCACCACCATCGGCGAAATCACCAAAGCCATCACCAGCGACTTGCCCGGGAAATCGCCACGGGTCAGGCCGATGGCGGCCAAGGTGCCGAACACCATGGCCAGCACCGTGGCCGCCGGGGCCACGATGATGCTGTTCTTCAATGCCCGCATCCATTCGGCTGAGGCGAAGAAGTCCTGGTACCACTGCAGCGAGAAGCCCTGCAACGGGTACACCAGGAAGCTGCCACTGTTGAACGACAACGGCACGATCACCAACACCGGCAAAACCAGGAACAACAGGATCAGGCCGCACAGAATACGCAGGCTGTAGAACCACACCCGCTCGACGGGCGACATGTATGGGCTCAGCATCACAAGGCTCCTCAGCTCAGGCGCAGGCGGCTGGCGCCGACCAGCCAGCTATAGATCAGGTACAACAGCACGGTCGCCAGCAGCAACAGCCCACCCAACGCGGTGGCCATGCCCCAGTTGATGCTGGTGTTGGTGTAGAAGGCCACGAAGTAGCTGACCATCTGGTCGTTGGGGCTGCCGAGCAGCGCCGGGGTGATGTAGTAGCCGATGGCCAGAATGAACACCAGCAAGCAACCGGCCCCCACGCCTGCGTATGTCTGGGGGAAGTAAACCCGCCAGAAGCTGGCGAACGGGTGGCAGCCGAGCGAAATGGCTGCACGCATGTAGCTGGGCGAGATGCCTTTCATCACGCTGTACAGCGGCAGAATCATGAATGGCAGCAGGATGTGCACCATCGAGATGTAGACACCAGTGCGGTTGAACACCAGTTCCAGCGGCTGATCGATGATACCCATCGCCATCAGCGCGCTGTTGATCAAGCCACCCGACTGCAACAGCACGATCCACGCGGCAACGCGCACCAGGATGGAGGTCCAGAACGGTAGCAACACCAGGATCATCAGCAGGTTGCTCTGCCGGGTCGGCAAGTTGGCCAGCAGATAAGCCAACGGGTAGGCAAGCACCAGGCAGATGGCCGTGATCACCACACCCATCCACAGGGTGCGGGCAAAGATATCCAGGTAGATGGCCTGGTCGGGCGTGGTTTTGGCCAGTTCACCCAAGTCATCGATGCGATGGTC
The genomic region above belongs to Pseudomonas sp. PSKL.D1 and contains:
- a CDS encoding ABC transporter permease, with the protein product MLSPYMSPVERVWFYSLRILCGLILLFLVLPVLVIVPLSFNSGSFLVYPLQGFSLQWYQDFFASAEWMRALKNSIIVAPAATVLAMVFGTLAAIGLTRGDFPGKSLVMALVISPMVVPVVIIGVASYLFFAPLGMGNSFISLILVHAVLGVPFVIITVSATLQGFNYNLVRAAASLGASPLLTFRRVTLPLIAPGVISGALFAFATSFDEVVVTLFLAGPEQATLPRQMFSGIRENLSPTIAAAATLLIAFSVVLLLTLEWLRGRSEKLRTQQPA
- a CDS encoding ABC transporter permease codes for the protein MAIAVPLNEGAGPSLKQRLKHAERVNRWKAQALIAPLALFLLLVFLVPIAALLYKSVGNPEVVSGLPRTVEAVKLWDGKSLPGEEVYKALSLDLAESRKNQTLGDLSKRLNMELAGYRSLLAKTARALPFKAEPASYKDALQALDERWGDPAYWQAIRRNTSSVTSFYLLASVDHRIDDLGELAKTTPDQAIYLDIFARTLWMGVVITAICLVLAYPLAYLLANLPTRQSNLLMILVLLPFWTSILVRVAAWIVLLQSGGLINSALMAMGIIDQPLELVFNRTGVYISMVHILLPFMILPLYSVMKGISPSYMRAAISLGCHPFASFWRVYFPQTYAGVGAGCLLVFILAIGYYITPALLGSPNDQMVSYFVAFYTNTSINWGMATALGGLLLLATVLLYLIYSWLVGASRLRLS